GAAACTTTTATGTTATATTCAACCAACTTAGGTTTTATATACTCATTAAGTTCATCTATAGAGTATTCACTAAAATTCTTCTCATTTACCCCCCTTATAGATATATAATTCATTCCTAGATTTTTAACAGTTTCTAGTTGAGTAGTAAAATCACTACTTATTTCATCTGAGAAACCTGATATATGTATATTTTGTAACATACATTCCCCCCTATACTTTTGTTATTTTTTTAACTTTAATTAGTTTTATTATCTAACATAAAACTTAATTAAATATGTATTTTGTATAATTAACTCGTTGTGCTAGTTAAATTTTTCAATAATAAAACTCCAACAAATATAGTATCCTAAGATTATCTCTACTATTCTAAAGGAGGATTATATATGCTAGAGTTTAATAATTATTATATCCAAGATCAAAAAAATTTAACTGATTTATTTACAAATATATTTGTAATTATAGATGATATATATAATGAGATTATACCTATAACTGTAAGTAATAGACGTAATATAAAAGATAGCAAACTTTCTGATAGTGAGATAATCACTATTAGCATAGTTGGTGAACTTTTAACTATTGATTCTGAAAAAGCATTCTTTAGTTTGCTTAAAAGGGAATATAAAAATCTATTTCCAAAGATAGGAGATAGAACGAGATTCAACAGAACTAAAAGAAACTTATATTGGGTAATATCTAAAATAAGAGAGCATATTTCTTTATTTATGCAATCTTATTCTAACAATATAAGAATTGTAGATAGTATGCCTATTCCAGTATGTGAATTTGGTAGAGCACATTTTAGTAAATGCTTTAAAGGCGAAGCCTCTTATGGTAGATGTCCTTCAAAAAAACAAACTTATTTTGGATTTAAATTTCATGCTCTTACTACAATAGATGGATTTTTATCTGATTATATTATAACTCCAGCTAATGTAGATGATAGAAATGCAGTATGGGATTTATGTGATAAATATAAATCTATTTCTATTATTGGTGATAAAGGGTATGTAAATAAAAGGCTAACGCCTGAACTGAAAGTTGAAAAGGATATAAATCTATTATTTTTAAAGCGCGGAAATAGTAAAGATAATTATCCCAAAGATATAAGACAATTGATATTTAAAGCTAGAAGAAGGATAGAAACTAGTTTTTCTCAGTTGGCAGAACAATTAAATTTGAATAAAGTAAAAAGTAAATCAATGTTAGGATTTATAACTAGAACTTCAATAAAAGTTTTAGCTCATAATATATCATTTCTAATAAACAAATTAATGGGAAATGAAGATTCTATATCTAAAATAAAAAGATTAGTATTTGGATAAAAATTACAAATACTAATCTTTCATAGGATATTCTTTTTTGCACAATTTAAATTCCTTTATTTGGAAAAATAATTAACTAGCACAACAGATTAATTATTAAAAATATATATTATACTTATCTCAGGAATTCGTTTTCCCTTATATCATTATAGTATCAGAGGTATTTTTAACTTGCAATAAATACTCTTCTACATTATCTTACATACCCTAATTGCTATTATAGATTTTTTAACAATTTTAGAAATCATATTTTCATTTTTACTATGTTTTTTCTTATTACCTCTATAATAGACTCTTTTATTCTTACATCATACACGGTATATCATGATTATATTCTTATAAATATATCTTACTTATCCATATTTTAATAACAACTTTAATATAACTATATAGATTTATATCTATAAAAAATTCTCTTCGCTTGAGTGACGTGTCGGCGAAACACTTCATGTCGCCAACGACTTCGTTCGTTGCTTGAGCCACTGCGTGGGCGAAGTATTTCAAAATATTTTTTACGCTCAAAACCAATTTATTGATATTACTTACATTCAGAATTTATCCACATTTTTTTAAGTATTATAATATCCTTAAGCATAAAAAAGATGGTTCTACTGTTTGTATAACCATCTTCATTATTTATTCTTCGTGCTTCATCTGATGTTTTAATTCTTTTTCTAATTTCTTTTCTTCATGTCTTTCATGTCTTTCTTCTTTTTTCTCTTCATGATCTACTTTGCGACCTTGTTTAACTTTTTCATGTTCTTCATGCTTCATTTGGTGTTTTAACTCTCTAGCAAACTTCTTTTCTTCATGTTTTTCATGTCTTAACTCTTTATGTTGCTCATGACGAGCTTCCATGCCTTCTATATCTTTTTTCATTTCTTCAATAAATTTGCTCATTTATATACCTCCTAAAATGACCTTAATAAGATTCCTATTATAGTAACCTAACTTTTAAATAATAGTATGCAATATATCAAAAAAGTTAATAAAACTAATATGAGTTATGATATAAAATTTAAACAACGAGTAATTGAATATAGAGAAGAAGGACACACTTTCAAGGAAACTTGTAAAGTATTTAAAATATCTGAAACAACACTAATAAGATGGATAAACAAAAAAAAGGAAGGGAAATTAGGCGAAGTAAAAATAAGAGTTAGAAAACCAAAAAAGATTTGTCCAGAACAATTAGTTAAATATATAGAACAGTATCCAGATGCATACTTATATGAGATAGCAGAAGAATTCAATTGTAGTGATGTGGCTATATTTAAAGCACTTAAGAAACTAAATATAACACGAAAAAAAAGACAACTTTATACAAGGAGCAATGCAAAGAAAAAATAAAAAAATATTTAAATGAAATAAAATATTTTAAAGAAGAAGATATAGTATACATTGATGAAACAGGGATACAAGGATATATTTATAGAGAATATGCTAGAGCCGTAAGAGGTAAAAAGGTTTATGACAAAATACCTGGCAAAAAGTATAAAAGAATAAATATAGTAGCAGGAAAATGTGTAGATAAGATAATCTCTCCTTTAGTATACGATAAAATAATGGATAGTGAGTTTTTTGAAAAATGGTTCAAAGAAATGTTTTTAAAAGAAGTAGAAGAAAACAAAGTTATTGTAATGGATAATGCAACATTTCATTGTAAAAGTAGACTATATGAATTATGCAAGAATGCTAACAAAAATCTAAAATTAATATTTTTACCACCATATTCTCCAGATTTAAATCCAATAGAAAAGTACTGGGCAGTATTAAAAAAGAAGTTGAAAAAAATAGTTAAAAATAACATAAGTTTAGAAGAAACTATTTACCAACTTTTTAAAGTTAATTGACTATAATATATTTTACAAATTTTATTTTAGTATTCTCATTTTAAATTTAATAATAAAATATTAACTTATATATACAAAAAAAGAGTAGCAAAATTGCTACTCTTTTTATTACATCATTCCTGGCATTCCTCCGCCCATTCCTGGCATAGCAGGTTCAGATTCTGGTAAATCTGCAACTGCCGCCTCAGTAGTTAAGAATACTCCAGCTATAGATGCTGCATTTTGTAAAGCACTTCTAGTAACCTTAGTTGGGTCAACTATACCAACTTCTATCATGTTAACATATCTTTCATTTAATGCATCAAATCCTACCTCAGGTTCTGCATTAATTACTCTTTCTGTTATAACAGCACCCTCAAGACCTGCATTTATAGCTATTTGTCTTAATGGTTCTTCTAATGCTTTTCTTATTATCTTAGCACCTATTTGTACTTCACCTTCTAGTTCTAATACTAACTTATCTAAAGCTGGTATTACACTAACTAATGCAGTACCACCACCAGCAACTATACCTTCTTCAACAGCTGCTCTTGTTGCATTAAGTGCATCTTCTATTCTTAATTTTCTTTCTTTCATTTCAACTTCCGTAGCAGCTCCTACTTTTATAACAGCTACTCCACCAGCTAATTTAGCTAATCTTTCCATTAGTTTTTCTTTATCAAACTCTGAAGTAGTTTCTTCTACTTGATGCTTTATTTGATTAACTCTATTTTCTATAGCAACTTTATCTCCAAATCCATCTACTATTGTAGTAGCTTCTTTAGTTACTTTTACAGAACCTGCTCTACCTAACATAGTTACATCTGCTTCTTTTAGGTCATATCCTAATTCTTCAGATATTACAACTCCTCCAGTAAGTGTTGCTATATCTTCAAGCATTGCTTTTCTTCTATCTCCAAATCCTGGAGCTTTAACTGCAACAACTTCAAATGTTCCTCTTAATTTGTTAACTACTAATGTAGATAATGCTTCTCCATCTACATCTTCAGCTACTATTAATAATTTCTTACCTTGTTGAACTATTTGCTCTAATATAGGTAATATATCTTGTATGTTAGATATTTTTCTATCCGTTATTAATATATATGGATCATTTAATATTGCTTCCATCTTATCTACATCTGTAACCATGTATGCTGAAACGAACCCTCTGTCAAATTGCATCCCTTCAACAGCATCTAATTCAGTATTCATAGTTTTAGATTCTTCAACAGTTATAACACCATCTTTTCCTACTATTTCCATAGCTTCTGCTATTAATGCTCCTACTTCTTCATCCCCTGCAGATATAGAAGCAACTTGAGATATAGATTCCTTAGTTTCTATAGTTCTAGATTGAGATTTTAATTCTTCTACTGCAACTTCAACAGCTTTTTGTATACCTTTTCTTATTAAAACTGGATTAGCTCCTGCTGTTACATTTTTTAACCCTTCTCTTATTATAGCTTGAGCTAAAACTGTAGCAGTTGTAGTACCATCACCAGCTACATCATTAGTTTTAGTAGCAACTTCCTTAACTAATTGAGCTCCCATATTTTCAAATCTATCTTCTAACTCTATTTCTTTAGCTATTGTTACACCATCATTAGTTATAAGAGGTGCTCCAAATTTTTTATCTAATATAACATTTCTTCCTTTTGGTCCTAAAGTAACTTTTACTGTATCTGCTAATTTATTTACACCTGTTTCTAACGCTTTTCTAGTATCTTGAGCAAATTTAATTTCTTTAGCCATTATTAACCCCTCCTATAAATTATTCAACTACTGCTAATATATCACTTTGTCTTAGTATTGTGTATTCATTTCCTTCTATCTTAACCTCAGTACCTGCATACTTTTGGAATATAACTTTATCTCCTACTTTTAATTCCATAGTTATCTCTTTTCCGTCTACTATACCACCTGGGCCCACTTCTATAACTTCAGCCATTTGTGGTTGCTCCTTAGCTGTCCCTGGTAAAACTATACCACTTGCAGTTTTCTCTTCAGCCTCTATTTTTTTTATAACTACTCTATCAGCTAATGGTCTTATCTTCATATTTTTACCTCCTAGTAAATATTCATATGTAAAAATAAAAATTCGCTTTGCTCATTTCGCCAACGATATATCCTTGCTACCGCTATAGATACATCCGTTGCTCAAAATAATTGTTGAATTTCAAAATATATATTTTATAATACATTTGAATATAAAAATATACTATAATGAATTTATCACTCTCTAACCAAGAGTGCTAACAATTATTATAGTATATTAATTATATCCATTTTTCAATAGTTTTTAAAAATTTTTTATAATATAGGTGAAAATAGTCTCGCTATTGATTCTTTCACCTTTTTAACCATACTTCTATTATTAAAATCTTCTATTTTTAACTCCTCACTATTTTTCATATCTTCTAAAAAATCCTTAGTCATAATATCTATTACTTCTTTATCATATATAAATGCATTTATTTCAAAGTTTAGCATAAAACTTCTTAAATCCATATTAGCTGATCCAGTTGAAGTTATTTTATCATCTATAATTATAACTTTAGAGTGTATAAAACCTTTTGTATACAAATAAACCTTACCTCCAGATTTCAGTATATCACTAAAATATGAATAAGATGCTGTATTTACTATTTTATGATCAGCTATTTTCGGGAATATAATTCTAACATCTACTCCACTTAAAGCTGCACTATTTAAAGCTTTTAGCAAGCTTTCATCTGGTATAAAATATGGTGTTTCTATATATATGCTTTTTTTAGCCTGACATATAGCTGAAAAATAAGCATAATGTATAGCCTCCCAATCACTATCAGGCCCACTTGCTACAACTTGAACCATACTATTTCCGCAGTGACCTATTTTAGGGAAAAATCTTTTAGTTAAGAGAATCTCTTTTGTTGTATAATACCAATCTGTTAAAAAAATCATTTGAAGCATATATACTGAAGTACCTTCTACTCTTATATGAGTATCTCTCCAATAACCAAACTTCTTATTCCTTCCTAAATATTCATCACCTATATTTATTCCACCGGTATATCCTATAGAACCGTCTATTACTACTATCTTTCTATGATTCCTATAATTTAATTTACCTCCTAATATAGGGAATTTATTCGGTATAAATGGTTCAATTTGTATACTATACTTTCTCATTTCATTAAAGAAATTTCTATGAAACCAGAATCTCCAACATCCTACATCATCATACAAAATTCTAACCTTAACACCTTGTTTTGCTTTTTCAATTAATGCATTCTTTATCTTTGTTCCAATTTCACTTTCTTTTATTATAAAATATTCTAAGTGTATATATTCTTTAGCATTTTCTATATCTTTAAGAAGTCTTTCAAATTTTTGATTTCCATCAACATAGACTTCTATATTATTATTAGTTGTAAATGGAAATACTCCTGTATTTAATAATAAACTTATAACTCTTCGCTTAACAAAATCTTCATCTTCTAGGTCATTAAGTATTCTATTGTTCTTTATAGATTTTTGTTCTAATGTTACTAACTCTTCTATTTCATCTAAGTTCTCAAATAAATTTTTATCCTTTATATCTGTTGCTAGTTTTTGAGTTCTAAGCATTTTTATCTTTCGTATATTTCTACCAAATACCGCATATATCACAATTCCTAAACCTGGTAATAATATAAATATTAATAACCAAGTCATAGTCTTAGCAGGATCTCTATTTTCAAGTATTATAGTCATAGATATTAAAGCTCCAGCGATGTAAGATATAATTAAATAACTTAAAAACAAAATACCTCCAACACTCATAAAAAATCTCCTTTTTATCTTCCTATACCAAGCTCCCTTGCATAATAGAATAAATACTGTTGTGCAAAACCAGATAATCCCTTAAACTTATCTATAGCATATGCTCTTATTTTAGATAAACTCATATCCTCTTCTACATAAAATTCTTGCATAACTCTTTTAACCCACACGTCTACCGGGAAAGTATCATACTTTTGCATTCCAAATAATGCAATGCAGTCACCCACCTTAGGACCAACTCCATTAAATTTTAATAATTCCTTTAAGCACTCCTCTGTATTTAACTTAGTATATTCAGATATATTTTCATTATTTAAAATAACACTATCTGTTGTACTTTTTATATATTTATCTCTAAATCCTGTTTGGCATGCTCTTATTTGTTCTTGGCTAGCCTTACTTAATTGTTCTGGGGTAGGAAAAGCATAATACTCTTTACCATTATATTCACCAATATATGTCCCGAACTCTCTAGATAAATTATTTATAGCTTTTTGTATCATAGGTATTCTGTTGTTTGATGATATTATAAACGATATAAGCATTTCCCATCCATCTTGTTTAAGAATTCTTATGCCATCACCAAATTCTGTCGCTTTTTCTAAATGCTCATCCATATTTCTTAATATCTCTTTTATATTTCCATAATCTGTTCCTAAATCAAAATATTCAAACCAAATATTATTAAAATCATCTAAATTAGTATTCTTTAAAAAAACTTTATCTCCTTGTTTTGAAACATTTATTACTCTTCCTTTTGCTACACCAGTATATGACTCATCATCTTCTTTAATCCATCTAAAACACTGACCACATTCAAATATATGCTTCGGATTAAAATCTGATATATCTTCTAATATAACTGTGTTATCTTTTTCGTAAACTTTCATAAATTAATACTCCTCAACGTAAATTATTATAAAATTATTATATCTTTAATTTACCCATATTTTACATAAATTAAATAAGTTAATTTAAATTATGCTATAAAATAAAAAGTCTAGAGTAGTATTTTAAATTTTTTTCTGATAAAATACATAAGACATTATTTTTAGAGGGTGATTTTACATGAATAATAGAGGTATATTTATAGCTGTTGAAGGACCTATTGGTGTAGGAAAAACTACATTAGCTAATATACTTAACCAACATTTTGGTTATACTCTTTTAAGAGAAATAGTTGAAGAAAATCCTTTTTTATCAAAATTTTATACAGATATTAAAGAATATGCTTTACAAACAGAAGCATTTTTTCTATTTAATAGATTTAAACAATTAGAGGATATTGAAAAAAATGTATTAAGTCTATCTAAGGGTGTTGTAAGTGATTATCATATAATAAAAAATCTTATATTTGCAGGTATTACACTTGATAAAATGCAATTTCATAGATATAAACAAGTATATAACATATTCGTTAATGATTTACCTCAACCCGATATTATAATATATTTAAATTCTAATACAGATGTTCTGATGAAAAGAATAGCAATGAGGGATAGAAGTTTTGAAAGGCAAATGGATAGAAACTATATTGATGGATTAAGAACGGAATATAAATATTATTTCAATCCATTATCTATAAAACACAACTTTATGGGTAAAGAACCTATAATAATCGAGATTGATAATTCTAATTTAGACTTCTTAAATAAAGAAGAAGATAAAAAATTTATAATAAATAAAGTGGAAGAAGCAATTTCAACTTTAGGAGGAAATACGACATGTTCAAATTAGTAAATCAATGCAATAAACCTTTAAATAGAGATTTATTCATAACAGTAGCTGGTAATGTTGGTGCTGGTAAATCAACTTTAACTAAATTAGTTGCACAAAAACTAGGATTTGAAGCACATTATGAAAAGGTTGATGGTAACCCATATTTAGAAGATTTTTATAAAGATCAAGAAAAATGGGGGTTCCACTTACAATTATACTTCTTAGCTCAAAGATTTAAACAACAAAAAGAAATAGACAGCAATGGATTAAATAATATCCAAGATAGAAGTATATACGAAGATGTAGAAATATTCGCTAGAAATTTATATGATAATAAAAAAATGACTAAGAGAGATTATATAACTTATAGAGATTTATTTAATGATATGGTTCCTTATTTAAGAAGACCTGACTTAATGATATATCTTGATGGATCTTTAGATTCTATAATCCATAGAATAAATCTTAGAGGTCGTGATATGGAAAAAACAGTCGATATAGAATACTGGAAAAATCTTCATGATAGATATGAAAAATGGATTACTGAGTATGACCAATCACCAGTTTTATATGTTAATATAAATGAAGTTGATCTAATAAATAATCCAGAACATTTAGATATGTTATGTGATAAAATAAAAGAAATACTAGGGATGTAGATATATACACTCCTAGTATTTCTTTTTATACATATAGTTTCAATAAATACTTTATTTATTCTTTTTATTACATTATTTTTAATTATTATAAGAATATAGATATTAATATTATAGCAGTTACTACTTGTAATAAACCTACAAATAGAGCATATAATGATACAGATTTACCTTGTTTTATTAATTCTCTTAAATTAACTCTAAGTCCTATTGCACCTAATGCTATTATTTCAAGTTTATTACTTATAGCCTTAAATAAACTTGATACCTCTGGAGAGATTATATTTACTGTAAATAATGCACATGTTATAAAGAAACCTATAACATACCATGGTATTTTTATTTTACCTTTTTTAACATCTGATACTTCTTCTTCTATTATTTCATGGTTAGTTTTATGTTTTATATGACCAAGTGTAAATACTACTACAACTAATAGTATAACCCTTACTATTTTAAATATCATAGCCATTTCTTTAACATGCTCATTTACCATTTCTCCACTGGCAACAACTTGTCCTACTGATTGAAGTGTTCCACCTATCATAGCTGATGTTTTTACAACTTCATGGTTATATAACCGTCCACATAAAACAGGAAGTAAAAACATTAAAAATATACCAGTTATATTTACTATTGTGATAGTTATTCCTTTATCATCATCATTTGCATCTATAACTGGAGCTGTTGCAGCTATTGCAGATGAACCACATACTGCATTTCCACTTGCCATAAGCATTCTAAAATTCTGACTAAAACCTAATTTTTTACCTATATACATTGTTCCAACTATAGTAATTGCCATTTGTATAACAACAAAAATTATTCCGCTAAATCCTAATTCCATTAACTTTGTTACGCTTAAAGTACCTCCAAGCAATACTATTGAGTATGATAATAGATTAGTTTCAGAAAATTTATATCCACTTTGGAACACTTTTTGTCCTAAGAATAAGTTCCCTACTAACATACCTAAAAATATTGCTATAGTTCCTGCCCCTAAACTCGGCATAAACTTTGCTAATCCCATACTAATTAAAGATACTAATATAGCTACTATAAGTCCTGGTATTATATTTTTTATTTCACTTAATACTTTATTACTTTTACTCATAAATTCTGCCTCTCCTCTAAAATGTTATTTTTATTTGTATTATGCCCATATTCAATTCAAATAAATATATTTTCCAAAACTAATCATCTATTATTATATAAGCTTAATTTATATAAGTAAAATAAATAAAATATATAATATGTATTAATATTTTTAATTATTATGTGTATAATATATATAATAATTATATCAACTTTAGGAGGTATTGTATTGTTTGAAGAATTGAAAACTTTTATCGCTGTAGTAGAACATAAAAACTTTACAAAAGCCGGTGAATATTTAAATTTATCTCAACCAAGTGTCAGCACACATATAAAAAATTTAGAAAGTTATTATGGCGTTACTTTAATTAATAGATCTATAAAACATAAATCAATTGTTATAACTGAAAACGGCTATAAACTTTATAACAGGGCAAAAGAAATTCTACATATTTTAGATACTACATATATGGAAGTTAGAGATATTTCAGACTCGATCAAAGGAATTATAAAGATTGGTGCTAGTTTAACTATTGGGGAGTATATTTTACCTAAATTTCTTACTATTTTTCGTGAAAAATATCCAGATATAGAGGTTGATCTACTTATCGAAAATACCACTATAATTGCTGAAAATTTAAAGGATTTAACTTTAGATATCGGATTTATAGAAGGAATATCTTCATACCCTAATTTGAATCAAGAATATTTATCAGAAGATAAAATGGTTTTAGCAGTTCCTTATGATTCCCGCTGGATCAATAATAAATTTAACTTCGATTTATTACAAAATCAAAATTGGGTAGCTCGAGAAGAAGGGTCCGGTACTAGAGAATATTTAAATCTATATTTGAACTCAAATAAAATAATCGCAAAAAATTTAATGATTTTAGGTAGTAATTATGCAGTTAAAGAAGCTGTTAGAAATGGACTTGGAGTAACTATAATCTCTAATTTTGTAGCTGACCCAGCAGCTAAAAATAAAGAGTTAATCACCATAGAATTGGACAAATTTTACAATCGTAGTTTTTCTTATATTTTACCTAAAAATATGAATATTACAAAAGCTACTGAGGTATTTTTAGAAGAATTTAAAAATTACTTATTAACTATTACTAAGTAATTTTATTAATTATACAAGTATATTTTTATAATTAAACTATATTATTCTTTAATAAATATAAGGACTTAGCAATTCCTAAGTCCTTATATCAATTTATATTTAATTACATTCCTAGTTCTTTAAACTCTCTACTTCCAGGTTTAACCAACTCTATTTTTCCTTCTTTACATAAAGGACACTCATCAGCATCATGAACTTGTATATCTAACTTTATTGCACTATATATAGGCATACCTATATCTTTAGAAGTTCTATTTGCTATGCAAGCTACCCCTATAACTTCTCCACCTAATTTTTCTAAAGCCTCTTTAGTTTCTATCGTTGATTTTCCAGTAGTAACAACATCTTCAGCTATTATTATTTTGGCTCCAGGACTAACCTCAAATCCTCTTCTAAGCTCCATTACTCCATCTTTTCTTTCAGTGAATACAGTCTCCTTATTTAATTGTCTTCCTAATTCATAAGAAACTATAACTCCACCCATTGCAGGTCCTACTACTAAATCTATATCTAAATCTTTTATTTGATCAACTACTGTACTTAATACCTGCTCTGCATATTTAGGAAATCTTAATACTTTAGCACATTGTACATATCTATTGCTGTGCTTTCCTGAAGATAATAGGAAATGACCTTCTAATAATGCATCACTTTTCTTTAATATTTCTACTACGTCTACTTTACTCATAACTATGTCCTCCCAAATTTTCATATGTTTATTTTAAATTATTATATTATTCCTCTAATTTCGTCTAAACTTTTTATTCCTTCTTTTTTCATAAATTCTTCTATTCCGTCTATTATTTCAATACCAATTTTAGGATTTATGAAATTTGCAGTTCCAACCTGGATACACGTTGCTCCAGCCATTATAAACTCTATGGCATCTTGAGCTGTAGTTATTCCACCCATTCCCATAACTGGTATGCTTACATTTTTACATACCTCATGAACCATTCTAAGAGCTATTGGTTTTATGGCTGGACCAGATAAACCTGCATATATATTTTCAAATACTGGCTTTCTCTTATGTATATCTATAGCCATTGCTTTAAATGTATTCACTAAAGATATACCATCTGCACCTTCTTCTTCACAGACTTTAGCCATACCAACTATGTCTTCAGCATTAGGTGATAATTTAACTACAAGAGGTAAATCTGTAACTTTTCTAACTGCTCTTACTACTTCTCTTGCAACTTCATTTTTTATACCAAATGCCATTCCACCAGCTTTTACATTTGGACAAGATATGTTTAACTCTATCATATCTATAGATTGATTATTTAAAAGTTCAGCTCCCTTTACATAATCATCTAAAGTTCCTCCGCCTAAATTAGCTATCCTTACTAAGTTTAAACCTTTAAAAAACTTTAGTTCATTATCTATGAATCCTTGAACACTTGGATTTTCAAGTCCTACACTATTCATCATTCCAGATGGAGTTTCCCATACTCTCATCCCTTTATTTCCATCTCTTTTTTCTAAAGTAAGACCTTTACTACTTATCCCTCCTAATTTTTGTATGTCATAAATTTCATTATACTCTTTGCCGAATCCAAAGGTTCCTGAAGCCATAACAACTGGATTTTTAAAATCGATATTCCCGAATTTTACACCTAAATTAGCCATTGAATATCACATCCTCTCCCCAAAATACCGGTCCATCTTTACACGTTTTCTTATTTCCAAACTGTGTTTTACAAGTACATACTAAACATGCTCCAACTCCACATGCCATATGATTTTCTAGAGACACCATTATCTTCGTATTAGTTCCTTCTGTCATCTTAACTAGCTTTTCCATCATAGGAGTCGGTCCACAAGCTAGTATATAATCATATTTTTCAATATCTAAAATATCCGTTACAAATTTATCCCCTATAGCTATATGCACTTCATTACAAACTTCTTTGTATTCTTCTTCTAGTATGGCTTCTTTTCTAAAACCTAAATACGCATCACAATTTTCTATATTCTTAGCAACTAAGTAAAGTGGTGCTACTCCGATTCCTCCACCTACTAAAGCCACCTTACCTTGAACCTTTTCATAACCATTTCCATATGGACCTTCTAACTTTATAGTTTCGCTTACTTTTACTTTGCTTAAGATTTGAGTTCCTTCTCCTACAACTTTATATAAAAAACTTATACTATTCTCGTCTATATCGTGTATACTTATAGGTCTTGAAAGAAGTGGAAATTTATCCCATGCTCTTAACATATAAAATTGACCCATTTTTCCTTCAAACTTACCTTCAATTCTCAGAAGGTACATATCTTCCCCTACATATCTATTTTCAATTACTTTGTACATATTCATTCGCCCCTTGCCATCATATATTTTATCAAGATTTATATATAGTCTATTGCTGCTTCTTCCAAAGAATTTTGAGATTCTTTTGCACCT
The Romboutsia ilealis genome window above contains:
- a CDS encoding IS630 family transposase; the encoded protein is MKYFKEEDIVYIDETGIQGYIYREYARAVRGKKVYDKIPGKKYKRINIVAGKCVDKIISPLVYDKIMDSEFFEKWFKEMFLKEVEENKVIVMDNATFHCKSRLYELCKNANKNLKLIFLPPYSPDLNPIEKYWAVLKKKLKKIVKNNISLEETIYQLFKVN
- the groES gene encoding co-chaperone GroES, giving the protein MKIRPLADRVVIKKIEAEEKTASGIVLPGTAKEQPQMAEVIEVGPGGIVDGKEITMELKVGDKVIFQKYAGTEVKIEGNEYTILRQSDILAVVE
- a CDS encoding IS630 transposase-related protein, which translates into the protein MQYIKKVNKTNMSYDIKFKQRVIEYREEGHTFKETCKVFKISETTLIRWINKKKEGKLGEVKIRVRKPKKICPEQLVKYIEQYPDAYLYEIAEEFNCSDVAIFKALKKLNITRKKRQLYTRSNAKKK
- a CDS encoding IS982 family transposase: MLEFNNYYIQDQKNLTDLFTNIFVIIDDIYNEIIPITVSNRRNIKDSKLSDSEIITISIVGELLTIDSEKAFFSLLKREYKNLFPKIGDRTRFNRTKRNLYWVISKIREHISLFMQSYSNNIRIVDSMPIPVCEFGRAHFSKCFKGEASYGRCPSKKQTYFGFKFHALTTIDGFLSDYIITPANVDDRNAVWDLCDKYKSISIIGDKGYVNKRLTPELKVEKDINLLFLKRGNSKDNYPKDIRQLIFKARRRIETSFSQLAEQLNLNKVKSKSMLGFITRTSIKVLAHNISFLINKLMGNEDSISKIKRLVFG
- the groL gene encoding chaperonin GroEL (60 kDa chaperone family; promotes refolding of misfolded polypeptides especially under stressful conditions; forms two stacked rings of heptamers to form a barrel-shaped 14mer; ends can be capped by GroES; misfolded proteins enter the barrel where they are refolded when GroES binds) — protein: MAKEIKFAQDTRKALETGVNKLADTVKVTLGPKGRNVILDKKFGAPLITNDGVTIAKEIELEDRFENMGAQLVKEVATKTNDVAGDGTTTATVLAQAIIREGLKNVTAGANPVLIRKGIQKAVEVAVEELKSQSRTIETKESISQVASISAGDEEVGALIAEAMEIVGKDGVITVEESKTMNTELDAVEGMQFDRGFVSAYMVTDVDKMEAILNDPYILITDRKISNIQDILPILEQIVQQGKKLLIVAEDVDGEALSTLVVNKLRGTFEVVAVKAPGFGDRRKAMLEDIATLTGGVVISEELGYDLKEADVTMLGRAGSVKVTKEATTIVDGFGDKVAIENRVNQIKHQVEETTSEFDKEKLMERLAKLAGGVAVIKVGAATEVEMKERKLRIEDALNATRAAVEEGIVAGGGTALVSVIPALDKLVLELEGEVQIGAKIIRKALEEPLRQIAINAGLEGAVITERVINAEPEVGFDALNERYVNMIEVGIVDPTKVTRSALQNAASIAGVFLTTEAAVADLPESEPAMPGMGGGMPGMM